From a single Thermococcus sp. genomic region:
- the metG gene encoding methionine--tRNA ligase, whose amino-acid sequence MVRYMVTSALPYANGPIHAGHLAGAYLPADIFVRYLRLKGEEVLFVCGTDEHGTPITFRALKEGRSAREIVDEFHEHIKTTFERAKISFDYFGRTELPVHYRVSQEFFLKALENGHLVKKVSKQAYCEHDKMFLPDRYVIGTCPYCGAENQRGDQCEVCGHPLTPEILINPRCNICGNPVTFKDSAHYYIHMGDFQERLKEWVEKQEHWKPNVRNTVLGWIKEGLEERAITRDLDWGIPVPLDDEDVKGKVLYVWFEAPVGYISMTIEHLKREGRENEWKKFWLNLDGQTRVIHFIGKDNVPFHAIFWPAFLMAYGKYRDGEVEADWLLPYDIPANEYLNLEGKKFSTSRNWAIWVHEFLDAFPADYLRYYLTAIMPETRDSDFNFADFKAKINEELVNNLGNFVHRAMTFVNRYFDGLVPERGELNDLDRQAFEEVKKAFDETGELISRHHFKDALKRVMELAIFGNRYFDHQRPWKTAKTDRERTATTVNVSLQIVKALGILLEPFLPDASEKIWHLLNIEELKRWEFTEVSAGHRVRKASPMFRKVTDGEIIHFIVNYIGRGNPASARLLLDKYYKRDDVFKVILERFGEAKKEEALALLESVYGETPEVKGEKTQKVGSPKKKEKTKEDEKMSYVSFDDFAKLDLRVGRIIEVKDHPNADRLYLVKVDIGDEVRQLVAGLKKYYKPEELLNKTVVIVANLEPKKLRGVESQGMLLAADDGENVALLMPDKGIKLGSRIR is encoded by the coding sequence CCTTCCAGCGGACATCTTCGTGCGCTATCTAAGACTCAAGGGGGAGGAAGTGCTCTTCGTCTGTGGAACCGATGAGCATGGAACACCGATAACCTTCCGCGCGCTCAAGGAGGGCAGAAGCGCGAGGGAGATCGTTGACGAGTTCCACGAGCACATAAAGACAACCTTTGAGCGGGCCAAGATAAGCTTTGACTACTTCGGGAGAACCGAGCTTCCGGTTCACTACCGGGTAAGCCAAGAATTCTTCCTAAAGGCACTCGAAAACGGCCACCTTGTGAAGAAGGTCAGCAAGCAGGCTTACTGCGAGCACGATAAGATGTTCCTGCCGGATAGATACGTCATCGGAACCTGCCCGTACTGTGGAGCAGAAAACCAGCGCGGAGACCAGTGTGAGGTATGCGGGCATCCACTCACGCCGGAGATACTCATTAACCCAAGATGCAACATCTGCGGCAACCCGGTAACATTCAAGGATTCAGCCCACTACTACATCCACATGGGGGACTTCCAGGAGAGGCTTAAGGAATGGGTGGAAAAGCAGGAGCACTGGAAGCCGAACGTCAGGAACACCGTTCTCGGCTGGATAAAGGAGGGTCTGGAGGAGAGAGCCATAACGCGCGATCTCGACTGGGGAATCCCGGTTCCCCTTGACGACGAGGACGTTAAGGGAAAGGTCCTCTACGTCTGGTTCGAAGCGCCAGTAGGCTACATCAGCATGACCATCGAGCACCTGAAGAGGGAGGGCAGGGAGAACGAGTGGAAGAAGTTCTGGCTCAACCTCGACGGACAGACTAGGGTCATCCACTTCATCGGCAAGGATAACGTGCCCTTCCACGCGATATTCTGGCCCGCCTTCCTCATGGCCTACGGAAAATACCGGGACGGGGAGGTTGAGGCCGACTGGCTTCTCCCTTATGACATCCCGGCCAACGAGTACCTCAACCTCGAGGGTAAAAAATTCTCAACGAGCAGGAACTGGGCGATATGGGTTCATGAGTTCCTCGACGCTTTTCCAGCAGATTATCTCCGCTACTACCTCACCGCGATAATGCCCGAAACAAGGGACAGCGACTTCAACTTCGCCGACTTCAAGGCGAAAATAAACGAGGAGCTTGTCAACAACCTCGGGAACTTCGTGCACAGGGCCATGACCTTCGTCAACCGCTACTTCGACGGCCTCGTTCCTGAAAGGGGTGAACTAAACGACCTTGACAGGCAGGCATTCGAAGAAGTCAAAAAAGCCTTCGATGAGACAGGTGAGCTGATAAGCAGGCACCACTTCAAGGACGCACTAAAGCGCGTGATGGAATTAGCAATCTTCGGAAACCGCTACTTCGACCACCAGAGGCCGTGGAAGACGGCCAAGACGGACCGCGAGAGGACGGCCACAACCGTAAACGTCTCCCTCCAGATAGTCAAGGCCCTCGGAATACTTCTAGAGCCGTTCCTTCCCGATGCCAGCGAGAAGATATGGCACCTGCTCAACATCGAGGAGCTTAAGAGGTGGGAGTTCACCGAGGTTTCAGCGGGCCACCGCGTCAGGAAAGCCAGCCCGATGTTCAGGAAGGTGACCGATGGGGAGATAATCCACTTCATCGTGAACTACATCGGAAGGGGCAATCCGGCGAGCGCCAGACTCCTCCTCGACAAATACTACAAGAGGGACGACGTCTTTAAGGTCATCTTAGAGCGCTTCGGAGAGGCAAAAAAGGAGGAAGCTTTAGCGCTCCTCGAGAGCGTCTACGGGGAAACCCCGGAAGTAAAAGGAGAAAAAACCCAAAAGGTTGGATCTCCTAAGAAAAAGGAGAAAACCAAGGAGGATGAGAAGATGAGCTATGTAAGCTTTGATGACTTCGCAAAGCTCGATTTGAGAGTTGGAAGGATAATAGAGGTCAAGGACCATCCCAATGCCGACAGACTCTACCTGGTCAAGGTCGACATAGGCGATGAGGTCAGACAGCTCGTCGCAGGGCTGAAGAAGTATTACAAGCCGGAAGAGCTTCTCAACAAGACCGTAGTTATCGTGGCAAACCTCGAGCCGAAGAAGCTTCGCGGCGTTGAGAGCCAAGGAATGCTTTTGGCAGCGGATGACGGGGAGAACGTGGCCCTGCTAATGCCAGACAAGGGAATAAAACTCGGCTCGAGGATAAGGTGA
- a CDS encoding winged helix-turn-helix transcriptional regulator, which yields MEYGSRLKLIAPFALMVLMLTLLPVMAQYEISSIVLQVYEDGYVQVNMIVVPDNYTSQVEVPLLGEHVENIIVTDGDGNPLDYNEENGRLLIYSGMSHLVNVSYYTPDLTSKAGIVWTLNVSSEVPFTIVLPQNAVVVDLSDIPDEIAGNAITMPPGNQSISYTLTGIESTSENPGESGGSSNIHALMTVLLLAGGLVGLAYAFRRKSRGFSGRIPTREEFEERLGNLNLNDDERRALLYLLDRGGKASQAEVREAIGLPKTTAWRMFKRLEREGLVKILRGKKENWVELRF from the coding sequence GTGGAATACGGCTCAAGGCTCAAGCTCATCGCGCCGTTCGCGCTCATGGTCCTCATGCTTACATTGCTTCCGGTTATGGCCCAGTACGAGATTTCATCGATAGTTTTACAGGTGTATGAGGACGGCTACGTTCAAGTCAATATGATCGTCGTCCCGGACAACTACACTTCACAGGTCGAGGTACCCCTCCTAGGGGAGCACGTCGAGAATATCATCGTGACGGACGGTGATGGAAACCCCCTCGATTACAACGAGGAGAATGGAAGGCTTCTAATCTACTCTGGAATGAGCCACCTCGTGAACGTCTCCTATTACACACCGGACCTTACCTCAAAGGCTGGAATCGTCTGGACGCTCAACGTCTCCTCAGAGGTGCCCTTTACGATTGTACTCCCCCAGAATGCGGTGGTGGTCGACCTCAGCGACATCCCCGATGAGATAGCTGGAAACGCAATAACGATGCCCCCTGGAAACCAGAGCATCTCGTATACCTTGACCGGCATCGAAAGCACTTCAGAAAACCCTGGAGAATCGGGGGGTTCCTCGAATATCCACGCCCTGATGACAGTCTTATTGTTGGCCGGTGGTCTTGTTGGCCTAGCATACGCCTTCAGAAGAAAATCCAGGGGCTTCAGCGGTAGGATTCCAACCAGGGAGGAGTTCGAGGAGAGGCTGGGCAACCTTAACCTCAACGACGACGAGAGAAGGGCACTACTCTACCTCCTTGATAGGGGCGGCAAGGCAAGTCAGGCCGAGGTTAGGGAGGCAATAGGTCTGCCGAAGACAACGGCTTGGAGGATGTTCAAGCGCCTCGAGAGGGAGGGTCTCGTGAAGATACTCAGGGGAAAGAAGGAGAACTGGGTGGAGCTGAGGTTTTAG
- a CDS encoding sulfite exporter TauE/SafE family protein: MLSYLLDFIIGLSIGFIAGLLGVGGGFLIVPTLVLLGEPIHLAIGTSLACITISTLASAYTHLRRGAVLFKVVLIKETFSMPFAIIGAYLSAVTPEKALKLIFAFLLFYLAYTLIRDRGNCGGKSAGRLNYRRVPVVGILAGLTSGLLGISGGVLNVPLFHTYIGLPMRYAVGTSSFSLFFTALAGTIGHYRLGEVDIRMALLLAPGLIVGAHYGALTVHRVKPSIIRRLFAVLLVIIAVKMLI; the protein is encoded by the coding sequence ATGCTGTCCTATCTGCTGGACTTCATCATTGGACTCAGCATCGGTTTCATAGCCGGCCTGCTCGGTGTCGGCGGCGGCTTTCTGATAGTCCCTACCTTAGTCCTCCTCGGGGAGCCAATTCACCTAGCCATAGGAACGAGCTTGGCGTGCATAACGATAAGCACCCTCGCCTCGGCCTACACCCATCTCCGTAGGGGGGCAGTTCTCTTCAAGGTCGTACTCATAAAGGAAACCTTCTCAATGCCCTTTGCAATAATAGGTGCCTATCTGTCCGCAGTGACACCGGAAAAGGCGCTCAAGCTGATCTTTGCCTTTCTCCTGTTCTACCTAGCGTACACCCTCATACGGGACCGGGGCAACTGTGGAGGGAAATCCGCGGGGAGGCTGAACTACCGTCGCGTCCCCGTTGTCGGAATCCTCGCTGGACTCACCAGCGGGCTGCTTGGTATAAGCGGGGGGGTTCTGAACGTCCCTCTTTTCCACACCTACATCGGCCTTCCGATGCGCTACGCCGTCGGAACATCAAGTTTCTCCCTCTTCTTCACTGCCCTGGCTGGAACCATCGGCCACTATCGCCTTGGAGAGGTCGACATCCGCATGGCTCTTCTCCTTGCCCCTGGCCTCATTGTGGGGGCGCACTACGGCGCTCTGACCGTTCATAGAGTTAAACCGTCCATTATCAGGCGCCTCTTCGCTGTTCTCCTCGTGATAATCGCCGTTAAGATGCTCATCTGA